A DNA window from Malus domestica chromosome 12, GDT2T_hap1 contains the following coding sequences:
- the LOC103451368 gene encoding protein HASTY 1 isoform X2, with protein sequence MEESSNSVATNVAQAIAVALDWSSTPDARKAAVAFLESIKNGDVRILANTAFLLVKKDWSSEIRLHAFKMLQHLVRLRWDELSSTERRNFANITVGLMSDIASPSEEWALKSQTAALVAEMVRREGLNLWQELFPTLVSLSDKGPIHAELVSMMLRWLPEDITVHNEDLEGDRRRLLLRGLTQSLPEILPLLYTLLERHFGAALSEAGKQQFDLAKQHATTVTATLNAVNAYSEWAPLPDLAKSGIIHGCGFLLSSPDFRLHACEFFKLVSQRKRPIDDTSAPEFDSAMSNIFQVLMNVSKEFLYRSSPGAGVIDESDIEFAEYICESMVSLGSTNLQCIAGDSAVLPLYLQQMLGFFQHFKLALHFQSLNFWLALMRDLMSKTKAVAHSAGDGSDPVDIERRKILSFLNDDMCSTILDVSFQHMLKREKVIHGTAFSLGQLELWSDDVEDKGTFGQYRSKLLELIKLVALYKPLIAGSKVSERIDTIIKTLLLSPMPAQDLVVMESMQSALENVVSTIFDGSNEIAGGHSEVQLELCRMFEGLLQQLLSLKWTEPALVEVLGHYLDAMGSFLKYFPDAVGSVINKLFELLNSLPFVVKDPSTSSARYARLQICTSFIRIAKTADTSVLPHMKAIADTMAYMKREGSLLRGEHNLLGEAFLVMASAAGIQQQQEVLAWLLEPLSQQWTQIEWQNNYLSEPLGLVRLCSETPVMWSVFHTITFFEKALKRSGTRKSQSNLQSNSTESSMPFHPMASHLSWMLPPLPKLFRALHSLWSPTVYQILPGEIKAAMTMSDVEQFSLLGEGNPKLPKGNIAFANGSHISASKEGYVEPNESDIRNWLKGIRDSGYNVLGLATTVGDSFYKCLDSQSVALALVENIYSMEFRHIRLLVHSVLIPLVKFCPVDLWEAWLEKLLLPLFQHSQQALSCSWSSLLHEGRAKVPDAHAILAGLDLKVEVIEEKLLRDLTREICSLLSVTASPQLNAGLPSLEHSGHVHRVDISSLKDLDAYASSSMVGFLLKHKGLALPALQICLEAFTWTDGEAMTKVSSFCSALIGLAVSTNSMELLQFVSKDLFSAIIQGLALESNAFISADLIGHCRDIYIHLCDRDPTPRQILLSLPFIKQHDLLAFEEALTKTSSPKEQKQHMKSMLVLATGNKLKALAVQKSVNVITNVSTRPRSTANTTETRADDGETVGLAAIL encoded by the exons CATTTGGTGCGATTGCGGTGGGACGAACTAAGCTCTACAGAGCGTAGAAACTTTGCAAATATCACTGTTGGTTTAATGTCTGATATTGCAAGTCCTAGTGAGGAGTGGGCATTAAAAAGTCAGACAGCAGCCCTTGTTGCCGAG ATGGTTAGAAGGGAAGGACTAAATCTATGGCAAGAACTGTTTCCAACTCTGGTTTCATTATCCGACAAGGGTCCTATTCAT GCTGAGTTAGTCTCCATGATGCTAAGGTGGCTTCCTGAAGATATTACTGTTCACAATGAAGATTTGGAAG GAGATCGGAGAAGGCTATTGCTGCGGGGGCTGACCCAATCTTTACCTGAGATTTTGCCTTTATTATACACT TTACTAGAGAGGCACTTCGGAGCTGCGTTGAGTGAAGCAGGTAAACAACAATTCGACCTTGCAAAGCAACATGCAACAACAGTAACAGCTACTTTGAATGCTGTTAATGCATACTCTGAATGGGCTCCATTGCCTGATCTTGCTAAATCTGGTATAATTCATGG GTGTGGTTTCTTACTTTCTTCACCTGACTTTCGTCTTCATGCTTGTGAGTTTTTCAAACTTGTTTCCCAAAG GAAGAGACCTATTGATGATACCTCTGCTCCTGAATTTGATTCTGCAATGAGTAATATCTTTCAAGTATTGATGAATGTCTCTAAAGAATTTTTGTACAGATCTAGCCCCGGTGCTGGGGTTATTGATGAAAGCGATATTGAGTTTGCGGAATATATATGTGAAAGTATGGTGTCTTTGGGTTCCACAAACTTGCAATGTATTGCTGGTGATAGCGCCGTGCTACCTCTTTATTTACAACAG ATGCTGGGGTTTTTCCAACATTTTAAGCTAGCTCTTCATTTTCAATCTCTCAACTTTTGGCTG GCACTAATGAGAGACTTGATGTCAAAGACAAAGGCTGTTGCTCACTCAGCTGGAGATGGTTCTGATCCAGTCGATATTGAAAGGAGAAAAATCTTAAGTTTTTTGAATGATGATATGTGTAGTACAATTCTGGATGTATCTTTCCAACACATGCTCAAGAGAGAAAAAGTAATTCACGGGACAGCATTTTCTTTAGGGCAATTGGAATTATGGAGTGATGATGTTGAGGACAAGGGGACTTTTGGCCAGTATCGTTCAAAGTTG TTAGAACTGATCAAGCTGGTTGCTTTGTACAAGCCTCTTATAGCTGGTTCTAAAGTTTCTGAAAGAATTGATACAATCATCAAAACCCTCTTGCTTTCTCCAATGCCTGCTCAG GACTTAGTTGTGATGGAAAGCATGCAGTCGGCTTTAGAAAATGTTGTAAGCACTATTTTCGATGGATCAAATGAAATTGCTGGGGGTCATTCTGAAGTTCAACTTGAACTATGCAGAATGTTTGAAG GTTTGCTTCAGCAGCTTCTTTCTTTGAAGTGGACTGAGCCAGCCCTTGTAGAAGTACTTGGGCACTACTTGGATGCAATGGGTTCATTTTTGAAGTATTTTCCAGATGCAGTGGGCAGTGTCATTAATAAATTATTTGAGCTCCTAAACTCGCTTCCTTTTGTTGTTAAG GATCCATCCACAAGTAGTGCACGGTATGCAAGGTTGCAAATTTGTACATCGTTTATTCGTATAGCCAAAACTGCTGACACAAGTGTTCTGCCTCACATGAAG GCTATAGCCGACACCATGGCGTATATGAAAAGAGAAGGTTCTTTACTTCGTGGTGAACACAATCTTCTAGGTGAAGCGTTTCTTGTCATGGCTTCTGCTGCTGG AATTCAGCAGCAACAAGAAGTTCTGGCCTGGTTACTAGAACCTTTAAGCCAGCAATGGACACAAATTGAGTGGCAAAATAATTATCTATCTGAACCACTTGGTCTTGTTCGTTTGTGCTCCGAGACCCCAGTTATGTGGTCAGTTTTCCACACTATCACATTCTTTGAGAAGGCACTTAAGAGAAGTGGAACCAGAAAATCCCAGTCAAATCTACAAAGCAACTCAACAGAAAGTTCTATGCCCTTTCACCCTATGGCTTCTCATCTATCATGGATGCTGCCACCTCTTCCAAAA CTATTTCGTGCCTTACATTCCCTTTGGTCTCCAACTGTATACCAAATACTACCTGGAGAGATTAAAGCTGCAATGACCATGAGTGATGTTGAGCAATTCAGTCTTCTTGGTGAAGGAAACCCTAAATTGCCAAAGGGTAATATAGCCTTCGCCAATGGATCCCATATTAGTGCAAGTAAGGAAGGATATGTAGAGCCAAATGAATCAGACATACGAAATTGGTTGAAAGGTATTAGAGACAGTGG GTACAATGTATTGGGCCTGGCAACCACTGTTGGGGACTCATTTTACAAATGTTTGGATAGTCAATCTGTTGCCCTAGCCCTGGTGGAGAATATATATTCAATGGAATTCAGGCATATCCGGCTGCTTGTTCATTCAGTTTTGATTCCTTTGGTTAAATTTTGTCCTGTGGATTTGTGGGAGGCATGGTTGGAAAAGCTTTTGCTCCCATTattccaacactcccaacaggctCTTAGTTGCTCCTGGTCCAGTCTTCTACATGAAGGGAGAGCAAAGGTCCCAGATGCCCATGCCATACTTGCGGGGTTGGACTTAAAAGTGGAAGTAATAGAAGAAAAGCTACTTAGGGATCTAACTCGGGAGATTTGTTCACTCCTCTCTGTTACAGCTTCGCCACAGCTAAATGCTGGGCTTCCTTCCTTGGAGCATTCTGGGCATGTTCATCGTGTTGACATATCTTCGCTCAAAGATTTGGATGCATACGCATCAAGCTCCATGGTCGG TTTCCTTTTGAAGCACAAAGGTCTTGCCCTTCCAGCGCTGCAGATATGTTTAGAAGCTTTTACATGGACGGATGGTGAAGCTATGACAAAAGTTTCTTCCTTTTGTTCCGCTTTGATTGGTTTAGCGGTGTCGACAAATAGTATGGAGCTCCTGCAATTTGTTTCTAAGGATCTCTTTTCTGCAATTATCCAAGGTTTAGCCCTTGAGTCAAATGCTTTCATCAGTGCTGATTTGATTGGTCACTGTcgtgatatatatatacatcttTGTGATAGAGATCCAACTCCTAGGCAG ATTCTGCTCTCGCTCCCTTTTATCAAACAGCATGATTTgcttgcttttgaagaagctttGACAAAGACATCTAGTCCCAAAGAACAAAAGCAACATATGAAAAGCATGCTCGTATTAGCTACTGGTAACAAGTTAAAAGCGCTTGCTGTTCAGAAAAGCGTAAATGTCATAACAAATGTATCAA CGAGGCCTCGTAGCACAGCCAACACCACTGAAACCAGAGCGGACGATGGAGAGACTGTTGGACTGGCGGCCATATTGTGA
- the LOC103451368 gene encoding protein HASTY 1 isoform X1 translates to MEESSNSVATNVAQAIAVALDWSSTPDARKAAVAFLESIKNGDVRILANTAFLLVKKDWSSEIRLHAFKMLQHLVRLRWDELSSTERRNFANITVGLMSDIASPSEEWALKSQTAALVAEMVRREGLNLWQELFPTLVSLSDKGPIHAELVSMMLRWLPEDITVHNEDLEGDRRRLLLRGLTQSLPEILPLLYTLLERHFGAALSEAGKQQFDLAKQHATTVTATLNAVNAYSEWAPLPDLAKSGIIHGCGFLLSSPDFRLHACEFFKLVSQRKRPIDDTSAPEFDSAMSNIFQVLMNVSKEFLYRSSPGAGVIDESDIEFAEYICESMVSLGSTNLQCIAGDSAVLPLYLQQMLGFFQHFKLALHFQSLNFWLALMRDLMSKTKAVAHSAGDGSDPVDIERRKILSFLNDDMCSTILDVSFQHMLKREKVIHGTAFSLGQLELWSDDVEDKGTFGQYRSKLLELIKLVALYKPLIAGSKVSERIDTIIKTLLLSPMPAQDLVVMESMQSALENVVSTIFDGSNEIAGGHSEVQLELCRMFEGLLQQLLSLKWTEPALVEVLGHYLDAMGSFLKYFPDAVGSVINKLFELLNSLPFVVKQDPSTSSARYARLQICTSFIRIAKTADTSVLPHMKAIADTMAYMKREGSLLRGEHNLLGEAFLVMASAAGIQQQQEVLAWLLEPLSQQWTQIEWQNNYLSEPLGLVRLCSETPVMWSVFHTITFFEKALKRSGTRKSQSNLQSNSTESSMPFHPMASHLSWMLPPLPKLFRALHSLWSPTVYQILPGEIKAAMTMSDVEQFSLLGEGNPKLPKGNIAFANGSHISASKEGYVEPNESDIRNWLKGIRDSGYNVLGLATTVGDSFYKCLDSQSVALALVENIYSMEFRHIRLLVHSVLIPLVKFCPVDLWEAWLEKLLLPLFQHSQQALSCSWSSLLHEGRAKVPDAHAILAGLDLKVEVIEEKLLRDLTREICSLLSVTASPQLNAGLPSLEHSGHVHRVDISSLKDLDAYASSSMVGFLLKHKGLALPALQICLEAFTWTDGEAMTKVSSFCSALIGLAVSTNSMELLQFVSKDLFSAIIQGLALESNAFISADLIGHCRDIYIHLCDRDPTPRQILLSLPFIKQHDLLAFEEALTKTSSPKEQKQHMKSMLVLATGNKLKALAVQKSVNVITNVSTRPRSTANTTETRADDGETVGLAAIL, encoded by the exons CATTTGGTGCGATTGCGGTGGGACGAACTAAGCTCTACAGAGCGTAGAAACTTTGCAAATATCACTGTTGGTTTAATGTCTGATATTGCAAGTCCTAGTGAGGAGTGGGCATTAAAAAGTCAGACAGCAGCCCTTGTTGCCGAG ATGGTTAGAAGGGAAGGACTAAATCTATGGCAAGAACTGTTTCCAACTCTGGTTTCATTATCCGACAAGGGTCCTATTCAT GCTGAGTTAGTCTCCATGATGCTAAGGTGGCTTCCTGAAGATATTACTGTTCACAATGAAGATTTGGAAG GAGATCGGAGAAGGCTATTGCTGCGGGGGCTGACCCAATCTTTACCTGAGATTTTGCCTTTATTATACACT TTACTAGAGAGGCACTTCGGAGCTGCGTTGAGTGAAGCAGGTAAACAACAATTCGACCTTGCAAAGCAACATGCAACAACAGTAACAGCTACTTTGAATGCTGTTAATGCATACTCTGAATGGGCTCCATTGCCTGATCTTGCTAAATCTGGTATAATTCATGG GTGTGGTTTCTTACTTTCTTCACCTGACTTTCGTCTTCATGCTTGTGAGTTTTTCAAACTTGTTTCCCAAAG GAAGAGACCTATTGATGATACCTCTGCTCCTGAATTTGATTCTGCAATGAGTAATATCTTTCAAGTATTGATGAATGTCTCTAAAGAATTTTTGTACAGATCTAGCCCCGGTGCTGGGGTTATTGATGAAAGCGATATTGAGTTTGCGGAATATATATGTGAAAGTATGGTGTCTTTGGGTTCCACAAACTTGCAATGTATTGCTGGTGATAGCGCCGTGCTACCTCTTTATTTACAACAG ATGCTGGGGTTTTTCCAACATTTTAAGCTAGCTCTTCATTTTCAATCTCTCAACTTTTGGCTG GCACTAATGAGAGACTTGATGTCAAAGACAAAGGCTGTTGCTCACTCAGCTGGAGATGGTTCTGATCCAGTCGATATTGAAAGGAGAAAAATCTTAAGTTTTTTGAATGATGATATGTGTAGTACAATTCTGGATGTATCTTTCCAACACATGCTCAAGAGAGAAAAAGTAATTCACGGGACAGCATTTTCTTTAGGGCAATTGGAATTATGGAGTGATGATGTTGAGGACAAGGGGACTTTTGGCCAGTATCGTTCAAAGTTG TTAGAACTGATCAAGCTGGTTGCTTTGTACAAGCCTCTTATAGCTGGTTCTAAAGTTTCTGAAAGAATTGATACAATCATCAAAACCCTCTTGCTTTCTCCAATGCCTGCTCAG GACTTAGTTGTGATGGAAAGCATGCAGTCGGCTTTAGAAAATGTTGTAAGCACTATTTTCGATGGATCAAATGAAATTGCTGGGGGTCATTCTGAAGTTCAACTTGAACTATGCAGAATGTTTGAAG GTTTGCTTCAGCAGCTTCTTTCTTTGAAGTGGACTGAGCCAGCCCTTGTAGAAGTACTTGGGCACTACTTGGATGCAATGGGTTCATTTTTGAAGTATTTTCCAGATGCAGTGGGCAGTGTCATTAATAAATTATTTGAGCTCCTAAACTCGCTTCCTTTTGTTGTTAAG CAGGATCCATCCACAAGTAGTGCACGGTATGCAAGGTTGCAAATTTGTACATCGTTTATTCGTATAGCCAAAACTGCTGACACAAGTGTTCTGCCTCACATGAAG GCTATAGCCGACACCATGGCGTATATGAAAAGAGAAGGTTCTTTACTTCGTGGTGAACACAATCTTCTAGGTGAAGCGTTTCTTGTCATGGCTTCTGCTGCTGG AATTCAGCAGCAACAAGAAGTTCTGGCCTGGTTACTAGAACCTTTAAGCCAGCAATGGACACAAATTGAGTGGCAAAATAATTATCTATCTGAACCACTTGGTCTTGTTCGTTTGTGCTCCGAGACCCCAGTTATGTGGTCAGTTTTCCACACTATCACATTCTTTGAGAAGGCACTTAAGAGAAGTGGAACCAGAAAATCCCAGTCAAATCTACAAAGCAACTCAACAGAAAGTTCTATGCCCTTTCACCCTATGGCTTCTCATCTATCATGGATGCTGCCACCTCTTCCAAAA CTATTTCGTGCCTTACATTCCCTTTGGTCTCCAACTGTATACCAAATACTACCTGGAGAGATTAAAGCTGCAATGACCATGAGTGATGTTGAGCAATTCAGTCTTCTTGGTGAAGGAAACCCTAAATTGCCAAAGGGTAATATAGCCTTCGCCAATGGATCCCATATTAGTGCAAGTAAGGAAGGATATGTAGAGCCAAATGAATCAGACATACGAAATTGGTTGAAAGGTATTAGAGACAGTGG GTACAATGTATTGGGCCTGGCAACCACTGTTGGGGACTCATTTTACAAATGTTTGGATAGTCAATCTGTTGCCCTAGCCCTGGTGGAGAATATATATTCAATGGAATTCAGGCATATCCGGCTGCTTGTTCATTCAGTTTTGATTCCTTTGGTTAAATTTTGTCCTGTGGATTTGTGGGAGGCATGGTTGGAAAAGCTTTTGCTCCCATTattccaacactcccaacaggctCTTAGTTGCTCCTGGTCCAGTCTTCTACATGAAGGGAGAGCAAAGGTCCCAGATGCCCATGCCATACTTGCGGGGTTGGACTTAAAAGTGGAAGTAATAGAAGAAAAGCTACTTAGGGATCTAACTCGGGAGATTTGTTCACTCCTCTCTGTTACAGCTTCGCCACAGCTAAATGCTGGGCTTCCTTCCTTGGAGCATTCTGGGCATGTTCATCGTGTTGACATATCTTCGCTCAAAGATTTGGATGCATACGCATCAAGCTCCATGGTCGG TTTCCTTTTGAAGCACAAAGGTCTTGCCCTTCCAGCGCTGCAGATATGTTTAGAAGCTTTTACATGGACGGATGGTGAAGCTATGACAAAAGTTTCTTCCTTTTGTTCCGCTTTGATTGGTTTAGCGGTGTCGACAAATAGTATGGAGCTCCTGCAATTTGTTTCTAAGGATCTCTTTTCTGCAATTATCCAAGGTTTAGCCCTTGAGTCAAATGCTTTCATCAGTGCTGATTTGATTGGTCACTGTcgtgatatatatatacatcttTGTGATAGAGATCCAACTCCTAGGCAG ATTCTGCTCTCGCTCCCTTTTATCAAACAGCATGATTTgcttgcttttgaagaagctttGACAAAGACATCTAGTCCCAAAGAACAAAAGCAACATATGAAAAGCATGCTCGTATTAGCTACTGGTAACAAGTTAAAAGCGCTTGCTGTTCAGAAAAGCGTAAATGTCATAACAAATGTATCAA CGAGGCCTCGTAGCACAGCCAACACCACTGAAACCAGAGCGGACGATGGAGAGACTGTTGGACTGGCGGCCATATTGTGA